GTATATTTTCCATACCAAAAAATGCTAGACtagcttaatttaatttatatgcagTAGAAAACATAAGCATAATCGAAATCTCTAATTAAATCAGTCTCTTTACATCTCACAACTGAATACCAATAAATGCTACATTTCAACTTTTGGGGGCAATTAGCAAAACTGAGCTCCACTTTTTTCGTTTGAACGTTGTTATCAATTACtatcaattataaataaaaagtgaagtaactttaccatttaaaaaaataaaaataaagtgacgAAGTTATTTAATCAGTATACTGGGAGCAAATCTAGCAGCACTGTTGCGGTGTCtacagaaaatatttaaatattaggtTAACAaagttcaatttttatatttaaaaactaaaatccaTGTTTAAAAATAGTTACAAAAGTAGTCTGATTcttctttaaattattaatcttttGCCATTTCTTAATCAAATGTATACTTATATGGTACCATTTTCTCTGGGAAtatatcaacaacaaaaaacttAGAAGTGCATCATACTCTACCTAATACTTTTAGTGGACAAGTTGGCTAAGCTAGAATACAAACCTTTCTCACCAACCGATTATTCCAATGAAGCTTCAAAAAGGAGGAAGAGATGGTGCTGCTGGAAGAGGAATAACGATCAAAGAAGCCAAAATGAAAGTGGCAAATACACACCAAATAGTGCTAGCAGGGACTTCTTTGGGAGTTAGAAACACCTTTCATTCTATTGTAGCCATCTTAACCACTCTTGTAGTTGTCACCACCGTTTGTCTAAGACAGGATGGAGGACATTTACCTCCAAAAATAAATGCTTCTGGTAGTAATTCGTCGTCGTCGTCATCATCATCAAAGTGTGACTTGTTCTATGGTAAGTGGGTTTTTGATAACGAATCTTATCCATTATACAAAGAGAAGGAATGCACGTTCATGTCAGACCAGTTGGCTTGTGCGAAGTTTGGAAGGAAGGACCTGAGTTACCAGAATTGGAGGTGGCAGCCTCACCACTGTGACCTTACCAGGTGTGTGtctcttctctcttcctctcccccCTTAGAAATTATAGTATGGTCCACATCACCATGTGTTCATGGTTCCGGTCAAGGGTTTCAAATTgaaattgtgtttatttttttttatatttcttgatattgtaaaaattacaaacaaatgcAGCCGATACATCAACATTATTCATTACAGTcataaacatcccaaaaacCTTAACATTACTGCTAAAATCGTGGTTTCAaactgttaattttttaaaattttagttctaTACGTAATCTCTATGAGCCACActtggttgaaattttttatttttatgaaaaaagttaataaaactcAGCTATGTATTACATAGAGATTAACCAAAACAATGAATAGGCAATAGTTCAgaccatataataatttttcttccccatgatatattttaatattgttatattttatacataCCTACGTGTATGATATACATGATTAATCAGGTTTGGCTATGTTTTTGAGCTTTGTGGAATGTGGTTCTTTCTATGTTATAATAAGGTTCAACGCCACAGCATTGCTTGAAAGGCTAAGGAACAAGAGGCTTGTGTTCGTAGGGGATTCACTCATCAGAGGCCAATGGGTTTCCATGGTTTGCCTTGTTGACTCTGTACTGCCCAAAACCCTCAAATCCATGCATTCCACTGCCAATGGTTCACTAAACATTTTCAAGGCCAAAGTAAGTCCTCACCCTCGTAGCAAACATAGGAGTAGAAATGTAGTTaacaaattgtttcttttttcttttcggtTTATTTGACAACATATCTGGTAAAAATAGAATTGTACTTTTATGGAATAacttttgtaagttttttttttcaatcaaaccAATAATTAACAAGAGAGAGAAAGCCAATACGTACAGATCAAGGCTCTGCATCATAGGGTTTGAGAGAATAATGAGTAGTATGTATATAGAAACATTCctttatcaaatatttcattaaaccctattatttcttttttttttctattatatcaCATCACCTATTATGTTTacactttttctctcttttctatcTTTCTCTATCTAAGTGTGTCAATTAGCCTTTGTTTGTTCataaattgtttttcttgaGAGAATAGATGCATTCAGCCGTATTTCTGCAAGAAACAgtttttaagattaatttgaaCCTATGACTTCAAAGTCACAAAGCAACATACCATTGTGCCAAGGCTTcttagagaaagagagataaaataaaataaacagtgGTACCCTCAAATCCATGCATTCcactgtttattttatttttataaaaaaaattaaaaaataaaataccttaTTATCACATTTGAacctatttatataattaagtagCTAATATGACTAATggaaatgtttttaattaaggAATACAATGCAAGTATTGAGCACTATTGGTCCCCATTACTAGTAGAATCAAACTCAGATGATCCAGTGAACCATAGGGTACCAGAACGAACAGTGAGAGTGAAGGCTATTGAAAAGCATGCCAGGTACTGGACTGATGCAGACTTTCTGGTTTTCAACACTTATCTCTGGTGGAGAAGGCCTGTAATGAATGTTCTGTAAGTGCACTTAATTAACCTAACTATCACTTCCTTTTGATCAACTTGCATGTCAACAGCTCCAATTTCAATTCCAACCACCACATGGCATGATTGTGTTAAATTATACTGTACTATTCATCACACAATCACTCATCCAACTCCACTTTtacaaattgattttgattgagACAAATTTAATTGAACAAACAGATGGGGATCATTTGGAGACCCAGATGGTGTCTACAAAGGGGTTGAAATGTTGAGAGTCTATGAAATGGCCCTGAGGACCTGGTCTGATTGGTTGGAAGTCCATGTCAATCGGAACAAGACCCAGTTGTTTTTCGTTAGCATGTCACCCACTCATGAAAGGTATACTCAAATCAACTCTAGCTATCATAtttgcgatatatatatatatatatatatatatatatatatatatatatatatgttaatatcTATGAGACAAGTGCATCTGAGTTTAGTTAAAAAAGTGATGCCATCTCACAATCATGCATTAAGAttcatttatcataaataattaatattatctgcatgttttttttcttatttatacacaattttgagatatattaataatataaaataattttacttgtctattcataaattattatatatgataagtttttttttaaatttttatcataatcattttaaaaaaattataacaggAACAATTTGTGATAAATTAAtactataaaatagttttatactatccataattattaaattctatttttttttttatcactggCTAAGTCATGTTTCACatttattttacctttgtgaTTCTTGAATAAGAATTAGACGTGATGATCAATGATTAATTAAgtatgttagatttttttttttatgctggggaagcattttttaatttcatacagTTCCTCCTAGGGAGAGAGAGGAGAGGGAGAACTACATTGACAATTATATGCACATGCAATTGGGCCTATTTATCCTAAACTTCAGAAGACATTCTAAATATCAGTTGtggacccccccccccccccccccccccaaaatatccaacaaGTTCAAATATTGACcagttatatataaattatttttcaaaatcaaatttcacgTTTCTATGTTGAATTGATTCTACGAAAAGTAAAATTATCTTGCTTTTCGGGTGAATACCGTTGATGTTAGGTGTTTTTTGTTGGTAGAAACTTTtcgaagattttttttaatgatttgttctatattgtatatatataagaacaCAATGGACTCATCGATGGAAAAATGCTgttatcatttataaaaaagaaaagaaaaatgctgttatcatttataaaaaaaaaaatgctgttATCATTGCTGTTTTACTGTTTCCCAACACTCAACAAATTCACTTTAAATTAACTAACAATCACACAGTTGGTAACAGTTTTGTGAGCAACAGCAATATTATACATACATATTAGTTTGTTACAAATGCTAATAAGCATTGATACAATCACaatgatttaaaaatcaaatccaaatcTCAGTTCTTCAAGACAATTGTCCAAGTCCAAGAATATTGAAATATATGCTTCATACTATTGCGAATATACCACCAAGGATCCATTCGatagaatgaaataaaatggaataaaaataaattaagataaaagttttgaattaaaatataatgtaaaaatgtgagttatatattattttactgtttatttcatttatttttaactttttttcactGCAAATGAACGACTCTAAATACAAGATTACATATCAGTGCATAACTATATATAAAGCAATGGCTCTGTAATTATATTACAATCAATGAATATAATTAGAtttgtaattgaaaaataaaataaaattgcaggGCTGAGGAATGGGGAGCCGCTAAGGGTAACAATTGTTACAGCGAAACCGAAATGATTGCAGAAGAAGGGTATTGGGGGAAGGGTTCTGATCCTAAGATGATGCATATGGTGGAGAACGTTCTTGATGATTTGAAAGCAAGAGGCTTGAATGTTCAAATGCTAAACATCACACAGCTCTCAGAATACAGAAAAGAAGGACACCCTTCTATCTACAGGAAGCAGTGGGATGCTCTAACCCAAGAACAGATAGCAAACCCAAATAGCTATGCAGATTGCATACATTGGTGCCTCCCTGGTGTGCCTGATGTGTGGAATGAACTCCTTTATGCCTATATTTTCCATCAATAACATATGTTTGATTGACATGGCAAGCTTGCTATTTTGTGTTAAAATTAATGACACATTTATTCTATCTTTTCAGGCTATTTAATGATTTGACAATCAATCATACTGTAAAGCATGCActtaatttccttttttctttaacaTGTTTAAGGGACATCACTAATATCTAAAAACATGCTTACACTTAACATGGTTCGTTTCAGTGTATAAATATCCATAACAAGGGGCGGATGTCAAACTTTCCAATCTATCTGTGTgaggatattttaaaaataacaaagggTGGATGACAACATAGATTATCGCtggaaaattttttaaaaaaattatcttaagttCATACTGATCATAATAATGACATGTTTTGACATTTTAAAAGACATAACTTGCAATTTATAAGCTAAGATGCATGCACTACTAAAAATACTGTTTTTTATGACAGGGTATTTAAGTCGGTTATAAAAAACCGTTTTTGTTTATATCACAATGGCAAAGTTGTAAATatggttaatattttaaaaacggTTTTTGAAAACCGCCTTGGAATATTTCAAAACAAGGACGGTTTTCGGAAAACCCGTCTTAAatgcttattatttttaattaatataatttatcactttctctttctttgtgGCCTCATCTGCTTCACCGCAGCTCTGCGGGAGGGAGCCCAAAAGCCTACCATCACCCTCCATCCTCGCCCTCCACCCTCACCGTAGCTCCACGATGCTTACCAGAACGCAGGAGCATGGCTGCTGCTTGACCTACGACTACGTCACCGACGATGCCACCGATCTGCTCGGCGAGGAGGACTTGGATTCGATCTCCACACTGAGAGGGTTGCTCATTTCGCGGCCCGCGGATTCAAGCTTTTCGCACAAGAACGCGCTGCACCGCTGCATGGAACACGCCAAGCTATGGCTTGCTCAGGATAGAGAGCATAttctgtttctctctctttaatTCCCTTCGTTTCTCTCTCTTCGCCATTCATTTTCCACCAACTTATTCTCTCTCTCTGATCCCTTCCTTCTCCTCTTTTACTTGACCCCTTCAAGGTACCTTCTATATCCAcaattttacccttttttttatttgctatcatttttgttaacatttatACGTACAATTTCAATTTTGGGGTGTTCAAGATtggaaaaaacagaaaataattaaaagggtGTGTTTGATTCAATAGGGTGGATCGTGGTTTTGGAAACTGTACTGGTTTTGCTGGTTTTTGAAGCATGTTTTTGTTAACTTCCTTAATTTCAgtcaaaaattgattttaataattgtaaatGGAGAGACAAGTGTTAACTTCCTTAATTTcagtcaaaattgattttaatatctatattttaaaagcaataattttagttattatctGTTATCCTAATATCTTAAGTTTTATGGAAAGACAAAATTCACGAGAATAAAATTAtactatagaaactaaaatcaattattaagagacttaaaacattttataataacaataattaatataataatataatatagtcTGAAATTAGAGAAATAGTAGAATGGTAAGTGGCAATAAATggtacaacattttgaaataggATAGTGAGGCAAAAaatgaggttttttttttttttttttgggtgttcaTTGTTGAAGTGAAAAACAGAAGGTGTTGTGGTGTCTCTATTTTTGGCGCTTTCATTCGTAACTCCTTTTGCGTTTTGTATTCTGGGTGAcaatcaaaatttgattttttttctttctcttcaatgTTGCAGGACCCTGTTGTTAGGCTAATCAGTGAATTAGGCCCAAATGCTCTGCAGGAACTTCTGCCCGAGATTCCTCTCTGGGTGAACGAATTAGGCCCAAATGCTCTGCAGGAACTTCTTAGACACGATATTGTAATTTCAGTGATTCCATATGGGTGTGTTTGTGCTCT
This region of Glycine max cultivar Williams 82 chromosome 7, Glycine_max_v4.0, whole genome shotgun sequence genomic DNA includes:
- the LOC100792755 gene encoding Protein trichome birefringence-like 34-like, which encodes MKVANTHQIVLAGTSLGVRNTFHSIVAILTTLVVVTTVCLRQDGGHLPPKINASGSNSSSSSSSSKCDLFYGKWVFDNESYPLYKEKECTFMSDQLACAKFGRKDLSYQNWRWQPHHCDLTRFNATALLERLRNKRLVFVGDSLIRGQWVSMVCLVDSVLPKTLKSMHSTANGSLNIFKAKEYNASIEHYWSPLLVESNSDDPVNHRVPERTVRVKAIEKHARYWTDADFLVFNTYLWWRRPVMNVLWGSFGDPDGVYKGVEMLRVYEMALRTWSDWLEVHVNRNKTQLFFVSMSPTHERAEEWGAAKGNNCYSETEMIAEEGYWGKGSDPKMMHMVENVLDDLKARGLNVQMLNITQLSEYRKEGHPSIYRKQWDALTQEQIANPNSYADCIHWCLPGVPDVWNELLYAYIFHQ